The Populus nigra chromosome 14, ddPopNigr1.1, whole genome shotgun sequence genome has a segment encoding these proteins:
- the LOC133672442 gene encoding transcription factor JUNGBRUNNEN 1-like: protein MVEKTISMNNCQGHISSTNYKDDGVEEAQLPGFRFHPTDEELVGFYLRRKVDKKPLNIELIIQVDIYKYDPWDLPKPSSVGDNEGYFFCKRGRKYRNSIRPNRVTGSGFWKATGIDKPVYSLGGEGRDCIGLKKTLVYYRGSAGKGTKTDWMMHEFRLPTSDNNISSTAIAKAEISPQEAEVWTLCRIFKRNVSYRKYTPDWRQLSTKCQQPPIDTSSKICSPAESNYKQESYVSFGAPLIQHYDNKPPGSHAIERKPLHLDQLSHIAQPPSMASSSNMSSPYIHEMFTHGDWDELGSVVECAFDPFLM, encoded by the exons AGAAGCTCAACTTCCAGGGTTTCGATTTCACCCAACAGATGAAGAGCTTGTTGGGTTCTATCTTCGTCGAAAGGTGGACAAGAAGCCTCTCAATATCGAACTCATCATACAAGTTGATATCTACAAATATGATCCATGGGATCTGCCAA AGCCAAGCAGTGTGGGAGATAATGAAGGATACTTCTTTTGCAAAAGAGGAAGAAAGTATAGGAATAGCATCAGACCTAATAGGGTGACAGGGTCTGGATTTTGGAAAGCAACTGGCATTGACAAGCCAGTATATTCACTAGGAGGAGAAGGCCGTGACTGCATTGGACTCAAGAAAACACTTGTTTACTATCGCGGAAGTGCAGGAAAAGGCACCAAAACCGATTGGATGATGCACGAGTTTCGCCTTCCCACCAGTGATAACAACATCAGCTCCACTGCCATTGCCAAAGCTGAAATATCTCCCCAAGAAGCT GAAGTATGGACACTCTGTAggattttcaaaagaaatgtGTCATACAGAAAATACACACCGGATTGGAGGCAATTATCAACAAAATGTCAACAACCACCAATTGACACGAGCTCCAAGATATGCAGTCCGGCCGAGTCTAATTACAAACAAGAAAGCTACGTCAGTTTTGGCGCTCCACTCATTCAACATTACGATAATAAGCCTCCTGGTAGTCACGCCATCGAAAGGAAACCGCTGCATTTGGACCAGTTGAGCCACATAGCTCAGCCACCATCTATGGCTTCATCCTCAAACATGTCCAGCCCGTATATCCATGAGATGTTTACACATGGGGACTGGGATGAGCTTGGATCAGTTGTGGAGTGTGCTTTTGATCCTTTTCTTATGTGA